The nucleotide sequence CAGGAGCGACAACTCCTCCCGTCATCGTTGTTAAACATCCGGCTGCTAGAAGAATCAAAGATTGAACAATTTGCTTTGCAGGAGATCGTAGTACAGATATCATAATAACGATCTTAAAAAAAACAATAATTTTTCCCTTGAATGGGTTTCTTTATCTGCCATTCTAGCTCTCAAAATTTTTATTGAGATCTTAATTAAAGAGGAATTTAATCTTCTCAAATTATTTGTTCAAAATGAACTTATCTATCTTGGGGAAGATTTTAAACTAATAGTTAGAGAGGATTTAGCTGTCAAACATCCTCATTTTGCCCTCAATTATATAGAGGAGAGCATAGGTGGCTCGTTGGCCATCAAACTTTTATTTGTTAAGAACAATTCTTTCATCAATTGCTCTCTTAAATGAATTTTTTTCAGGGTAAACTTCACGGCTATTTTTACCTCGCTTTGATGCTACAGTGCAATAATTAAATCTTTATAAATATCGTAACATAAAAAAAAACTTCTGACTTTTGACATAAGTTTTTACAATTATTAAGGTGATAGAGAACAATATCTTTTAGCCCTGACTCATGCCGGCAACAAAAAAAAACCGGTAGAGTCTACAGTATCTATTCAGAGTTTTACTCAGATTTTTGTGATGATCTAACTATGTACTCCTAAAAAACTGATGGGTAGACAAGCTCGCTTAAAACCTTAAAATCCTTGTCAAAAAAATTTTTATTGACCTTGCCCACCGGACTTGAGGCTTATAGTTAGTTTAGGCACACCGACTTAGTTATAAAGAATCTCCTCTAAGATAATTTTACTAGATAGAGGAGGCTCTATGGAAATTAGTTAAAGAGAAAAGGCAAGCATGAAAAGTGATCAAGTGGAGATCAAACCCGTCACCAGCCCAAAAGAACAAAAAGCCTTTTTAGAGGTTCCATTTCGAGTTTATCAGAACGATCCTTACTGGGTTTCACCCTTAATCAGTAGTATCGCTAAACAACTAGATAGTAATAGTCCTTTTTGTCAAATTGGTGAATTTCAAGGGTTTATCGCTGTCAATCCGGCTACGGGCCAAGCTATAGGCCGCATAGTAGCCGCTATTAATCAACATTTAATCGAGCGAGACAATCAAAAGGTAGGATTATTTGGGTATTTTGAGTGTATTGAAGATTTTGCCGTCGCTCAAGCCCTATTAGAAGCGGCTTGTCAATGGTTAAAAGATCGGGGAATGACCCTAGCTCGTGGTCCCATCGATTTATCTACCCATAACAACTGTTTATTTTTAGTGGATGGGTTTGACTCGCCGCCCATGATGATGATGCCCTATAATCCGGCTTATTATCCTCGATATATGGAACAAAGCGGCTGGCAAAAAGCCAAAGATGCCTATGCTTATGATTTTCCCCTCGATAAACCTTTACCTGAGTCATTTGAAAAAGGTTATAAAATTGCTTGTCAATCCGGTATTACTTTTCGTCCGATTCGTTTAAAGGGAGAAGGGTTTGAACAAGATTGTCGGGGGTTATATCGTCTATTTACCACCGCCTTTACCCATAACTGGAGTTCTACCCCCCGAGATGAACAGGAATTTCTCACTCAAGCCAAAGATTTACAGCAATTAGCTGATCCGGATATTTTTCCTATCGCCGAAGATAACGGAGAAATGATCGGCTTTTGGATGGCTTTACCTGACTATAATATTGCCCTCAAGCAGGTTAAAGGAAAATTAGATTGGCTAGGAATCCTAAAATTTCTCTGGTATCGTCGTCAAATTAATCGAGCCAGAGTGTTAGTGGTTTGTTCCTTACCAGAGTATCGTCGTAAGATGGTGCCATTAGCTCTGATTTATTTGGGAATGCGAGAGGGAACCAGAAAAGGGAAACCTTATCAACGAGCAGAATTGTCTTGGGTTTGGGAAGATAATACTCCCTCGCGCAAACTCATTGAAGCCGCAGGCGGCAAAATTTATAAAACTTACCGTATTTATGAAAAAGCGATATGAAAGCGTTTGTCACTGGTGCTAATGGTTTTACGGGTTCTCATTTAGTTAAACTTTTACAGCAACAAGGCTACTCGGTAAAAGGGTTAGTTCGTTCTTCGAGTAACCTATCCCGTCTCGATAAGTGCAACATAGAGTTAATTCAAGGCGATATTACTGACAGGGCGGCTTTAAGAAAGGGTATGGAAGATGTGGATAGGGTCTTTCATACCGCCGCTTATGTTGAATTAGGGTTAGTGGATGAAGTCCAGATGGAACGAGTCAATGTAGAAGGAACTCGTGCTGTGCTAGAAGTGGCTAAAGAGATGGGTGTCTCTAAATTGGTTTACTGTAGTACGATTGGAATCTTTGGCGATAGTCAAGGGGAAATGATCGATGAAACCTTTCAACGCCGACAAAAAAACTTTTCTTCGGCTTATGATCGCACCAAATATCAAGCCCAACAACTGGTAGATCACTTGGCGGCTGAAGGTTTACCCGTTGTCAGTGTGATGCCTTCAGGGATTTTTGGCGTAGATGACCCTCATTTTGCTCCTGTGATT is from Gloeothece verrucosa PCC 7822 and encodes:
- a CDS encoding NAD-dependent epimerase/dehydratase family protein, with protein sequence MKAFVTGANGFTGSHLVKLLQQQGYSVKGLVRSSSNLSRLDKCNIELIQGDITDRAALRKGMEDVDRVFHTAAYVELGLVDEVQMERVNVEGTRAVLEVAKEMGVSKLVYCSTIGIFGDSQGEMIDETFQRRQKNFSSAYDRTKYQAQQLVDHLAAEGLPVVSVMPSGIFGVDDPHFAPVIELFLKGRLWFWIGGERLTGIVHVDDVAQAMILAAQKGGNGEYYILSAGELSTREMLKILATETGMAMPREVPEPLVRFLGNLLDPIGQLFSWNPPISRERVHYIYDRCVRVKADKAGQQLGWQPRSVKEVLLEFIEKLA